One region of Sebastes fasciatus isolate fSebFas1 chromosome 1, fSebFas1.pri, whole genome shotgun sequence genomic DNA includes:
- the il19l gene encoding interleukin 19 like gives MMKMLLGCSLCLLLLLSCLSELAESRTLSLQSCAVNVHTHELRKYYNDIRSNAIEGDSVIGVKLLDKSLINHLQDGQTCCFLRLVLRFYLERVFTNYASAQPQQQRCSSALANAFVRIRKDIHACHCHCVEDTQRKIDTLHAEFIKLDINQAAQKAVGELDTVLEWMEALGPITPA, from the exons ATGATGAAGATGCTGCTCGGCTGCTCTCTCtgcctgctcctcctgctcagCTGTCTGAGTGAACTTGCGGAGAGCCGAACCCTGAGCCTGCAGAGCTGTGCTGTCAACGTTCACACTCACGAACTGCGCAAATATTACAATGACATACGATCAAATGCG ATAGAAGGAGACAGTGTGATTGGAGTGAAACTTCTGGACAAATCATTGATAAATCATCTTCAA GATGGTCAGACCTGCTGTTTCCTGCGTCTCGTGCTGCGTTTCTACCTCGAGAGAGTGTTCACCAACTACGCCTCTGCTCAGCCACAGCAGCAGCGCTGCTCCAGCGCTCTGGCCAACGCTTTTGTCAGAATCAGAAAAGACATACATGCATGT CACTGCCACTGTGTAgaggacacacagagaaaaattGACACTCTGCATGCTGAGTTTATCAAG CTAGACATAAACCAGGCTGCACAGAAGGCCGTGGGAGAACTGGACACTGTGCTGGAGTGGATGGAGGCACTCGGCCCGATAACACCCGCATGA